The following proteins come from a genomic window of Lolium rigidum isolate FL_2022 chromosome 5, APGP_CSIRO_Lrig_0.1, whole genome shotgun sequence:
- the LOC124656524 gene encoding GDSL esterase/lipase At5g45910-like, whose amino-acid sequence MRVARRCLLPLPTPMGHRGLLLPLLLAALCFSGAAAAAKHGSKKSYAAIFSFGDSLSDAGNLIVNGTPKALTTARAPYGMTFFGRPTGRCSNGRVVVDFLAEHFGLPLPPASQAHGTDFSKGANFAITGATALDYAFFKAHGIDQRIWNTGSIITQIGWLQKMKPSLCKSEKECRDFFSKSLFVVGEFGGNDYNAPLFSGVAFSDVKTYVPLVTKAIANGVEILIELGATDLLVPGILPIGCFPLYLTLYNSSKKSDYNARTGCLRRYNRLAFHHNRDLKQKLDELQKKYPKTKIMYGDYFKAAMQFVVSPKNFGFSTALQACCGASGEGSYNFNMKKKCGEAGASVCSNPASYVSWDGIHMTEAAYRMVANGWLNGPYASPPIMK is encoded by the exons ATGCGCGTCGCCCGCCGCTGCCTGCTGCCGCTGCCGACACCAATGGGGCATCGGGGCTTGCTTCTCCCCCTGCTCCTCGCCGCGCTGTGCTTctctggcgccgccgccgccgccaagcacgGCAGCAAGAAGTCGTACGCCGCCATCTTCAGCTTCGGGGACTCGCTCTCCGACGCCGGCAACCTCATTGTCAACGGCACCCCCAAGGCGCTCACCACCGCCAGGGCGCCCTACGGCATGACCTTCTTCGGCCGCCCCACCGGCCGCTGCTCCAACGGGCGCGTCGTCGTCGACTTCCTCG CGGAGCATTTCGGGCTGCCCCTGCCGCCGGCGTCGCAGGCCCACGGCACGGACTTCAGCAAGGGCGCCAACTTCGCCATCACCGGCGCCACGGCGCTGGACTACGCCTTCTTCAAGGCGCACGGCATCGACCAGCGCATCTGGAACACCGGCTCCATCATCACCCAGATCGGCTGGCTCCAGAAGATGAAGCCCTCGCTCTGCAAATCGGAGAAAG AGTGCAGGGATTTCTTCAGCAAATCCCTGTTTGTGGTGGGGGAGTTCGGGGGCAATGACTACAACGCTCCGTTGTTCTCCGGCGTCGCCTTCTCCGATGTGAAGACCTACGTGCCGCTGGTCACCAAAGCCATTGCCAACGGCGTCGAG ATATTGATCGAGCTTGGGGCAACAGACCTATTGGTACCTGGAATTCTCCCGATTGGGTGCTTCCCTCTGTACCTCACACTGTACAACAGCAGCAAGAAATCGGACTACAATGCGCGCACTGGGTGCCTCCGGAGATACAACCGTCTGGCCTTCCATCACAACAGGGACCTCAAGCAGAAGCTTGATGAGCTCCAGAAGAAGTACCCAAAGACAAAAATCATGTACGGTGATTACTTCAAAGCCGCAATGCAGTTTGTCGTCAGCCCTAAAAATTTCG GTTTCAGCACGGCTTTGCAAGCATGCTGCGGCGCTTCAGGGGAAGGCAGCTACAACTTCAACATGAAGAAGAAGTGCGGCGAGGCTGGTGCTAGCGTGTGCTCTAACCCAGCGTCGTACGTGAGCTGGGACGGCATCCACATGACCGAAGCAGCCTACCGCATGGTCGCCAACGGTTGGCTCAACGGCCCCTACGCTTCTCCCCCAATCATGAAGTGA